Genomic DNA from Mycobacteroides chelonae CCUG 47445:
CTCGATGAGAACGGTGGCCGCGATCTGCATTGCCGGGGGGCTGCTCGCAGGGTGTTCGACACCCGCCACCCCAGAAGGGCCGTCAAGCCCATCGAGTGCAACCGTTCCGGTGATTCAACCGGGCGTCATGCCCCAGCTCGTCGGCTTGCAGTGGACCGACGTGAAGCCGGTTCTGCGCAAGCTGGGTCGAGTGAGCGTCACGACCAAAGAGGTCCCCGTGGATGATTCCCA
This window encodes:
- a CDS encoding PASTA domain-containing protein, giving the protein MPQLVGLQWTDVKPVLRKLGRVSVTTKEVPVDDSQQKSRIVAQDPAAGAHLEPGAKITLTFGI